Proteins from one Cryptomeria japonica chromosome 4, Sugi_1.0, whole genome shotgun sequence genomic window:
- the LOC131065546 gene encoding protein neprosin — protein sequence MGRSSTFHWFVPCFWTKLCVVFLCLFCFLPTPLAAEETTSLPNYNATAGFSDTKLKRIARHLKRLNKPAVKTIQSPDGDIIDCVLAHHQPAFDHPRLKGLSPQEPPVWRPKGDRRGGAFKKFQLWHHMGECPEGTVPIRRTTQQDIMRVGSVKRFGRKSNRHPAAWNPKRRDSVYSGGHEHAVGYVMGDQYYGAKASLNVWTPHIQKPYEFSLSQMWVISGSFGQDLNTIEAGWQVSPELYGDSYPRFFTYWTTDAYQATGCYNLLCSGFVQTNNGIAIGAAISPTSAFNGGQYDISLLVWKDPNHGNWWLEFGDGLLVGYWPAFLFSHLADHASMIQWGGEIVNTRPGGVHTSTQMGSGHFAAEGFSKASYFRNLQVVDWDNSLIPLTNLQVLADHPECYDIQGGVNNKWGNYFYYGGPGRNPKCP from the exons ATGGGGAGAAGTTCAACATTCCATTGGTTTGTCCCATGCTTTTGGACCAAGTTATGTGTTGTTTTCCTCTGTCTTTTTTGCTTCCTCCCAACTCCTTTGGCTGCTGAAGAGACTACTAGCCTACCTAATTATAATGCTACAGCTGGATTCTCAGATACCAAATTGAAGAGAATAGCCAGACATCTCAAGAGATTGAACAAACCTGCTGTCAAAACTATACAG AGCCCAGATGGAGATATTATTGACTGTGTTCTTGCACATCATCAGCCTGCATTCGATCATCCTCGATTGAAAGGACTCAGCCCTCAG GAACCTCCTGTTTGGCGGCCCAAAGGAGATAGAAGAGGAGGTGCATTTAAGAAGTTTCAGCTATGGCATCACATGGGAGAGTGCCCAGAAGGGACTGTTCCCATCAGGAGGACTACCCAACAAGATATAATGAGAGTTGGCTCTGTCAAAAGATTTGGACGTAAATCCAATCGCCATCCCGCTGCCTGGAATCCAAAACGCCGGGATTCTGTTTACTCTGGTGGCCATGAG CATGCAGTAGGATATGTGATGGGAGACCAGTACTATGGTGCCAAGGCCAGTCTGAATGTATGGACGCCTCATATACAGAAGCCATATGAATTCAGCCTATCCCAGATGTGGGTTATCTCTGGTTCATTTGGGCAAGATCTCAACACAATCGAAGCTggttggcaa GTCAGCCCGGAGCTATATGGAGATTCATATCCTCGCTTCTTCACTTACTGGACG ACAGATGCATACCAGGCTACGGGATGCTACAACCTGTTGTGTTCAGGATTCGTGCAGACTAACAACGGAATTGCCATTGGAGCTGCAATATCACCAACTTCTGCTTTTAATGGCGGTCAATATGATATCAGTTTGCTTGTTTGGAAG GATCCAAATCATGGGAATTGGTGGCTGGAATTCGGAGACGGGCTGCTAGTGGGCTATTGGCCTGCATTTTTGTTCAGTCATTTGGCAGATCATGCAAGCATGATTCAATGGGGAGGAGAGATTGTCAACACCAGACCAGGAGGCGTGCACACCAGTACCCAAATGGGCAGTGGTCATTTTGCAGCAGAAGGATTTTCAAAAGCAAGTTACTTCAGAAATCTCCAAGTTGTAGATTGGGATAACAGTCTCATTCCCCTCACTAATCTCCAAGTTTTGGCTGATCATCCAGAGTGCTATGACATTCAGGGAGGAGTAAACAACAAATGGGGAAACTACTTCTATTACGGAGGCCCAGGCCGCAATCCCAAATGTCCATAA